One Pseudomonas sp. AN-1 genomic region harbors:
- a CDS encoding DUF2388 domain-containing protein: MRRTLLATALVLLPAAGALADHDGHGGDIGWGEIATSAGTSASLYSTFKDDKLVLAAADDASSFVASGGAIRGAYLEAALQQIRRDHPGLEASDEELAGAILASAQDGSPR; this comes from the coding sequence ATGCGCCGTACCCTGCTTGCCACTGCCCTTGTCCTGCTGCCCGCCGCCGGCGCCCTCGCCGACCATGACGGACACGGCGGGGATATCGGCTGGGGCGAGATCGCCACCTCGGCGGGGACTTCCGCCTCGCTGTACTCCACCTTCAAGGACGACAAGCTGGTGCTCGCCGCCGCGGACGACGCCTCCAGCTTCGTCGCCAGCGGCGGCGCGATCCGCGGCGCCTACCTGGAGGCCGCGCTGCAGCAGATCCGCCGCGACCATCCGGGCCTCGAGGCCAGCGACGAGGAGCTGGCCGGCGCCATCCTCGCCAGCGCCCAGGACGGCAGCCCGCGCTGA
- the gcvH gene encoding glycine cleavage system protein GcvH produces MSNTPAELRYAASHEWARLEQDGSVTVGITDHAQEALGDVVFVELPEVGKALAAGEQAGVVESVKAASDIYAPVAGTVIAVNEALADAPESINGDPYGAWFFKLQPASASDLDQLLDAAAYQASCDA; encoded by the coding sequence ATGAGCAACACTCCCGCCGAACTGCGTTATGCCGCCAGCCACGAATGGGCCCGCCTGGAACAGGACGGCAGCGTCACCGTGGGCATCACCGACCACGCCCAGGAAGCCCTCGGCGACGTGGTCTTCGTCGAACTGCCGGAAGTCGGCAAGGCGCTGGCCGCCGGCGAGCAGGCCGGCGTGGTCGAGTCGGTGAAGGCCGCCTCGGACATCTACGCGCCGGTCGCCGGCACCGTGATCGCGGTCAACGAGGCGCTGGCCGACGCGCCGGAAAGCATCAACGGCGACCCCTACGGCGCCTGGTTCTTCAAGCTGCAGCCAGCCAGCGCCAGCGACCTCGACCAGCTGCTCGACGCCGCCGCCTACCAGGCCAGCTGCGACGCCTGA
- a CDS encoding extracellular solute-binding protein, producing MQANKKILAALALTTLAGTVQAADEVVVYSARIDELIKPVFDQYTAKTGVKVKFITDKEAPLLARLKAEGENTPADLLITVDAGNLWQAEQEGVLKPLQSKVIEANIPSQYRSSTGAWTGLSLRARTIVYSTERVKPAELSTYEALADKNWEGRLCLRSSKKVYNQSLTATLIETHGAEKAEQIVKGWVANLATDPFADDTALIQAIDAGQCDVGIVNTYYYGRLHQQKPDLKAKLFWPNQADRGVHVNLAGAGVTKYAPHAEQAQQLLEWMTSAEAQGVFAGVNQEYPANPQVKPSAEVAAWGEFKADSIPVEVAGKRQAEAIRLMDRAGWN from the coding sequence ATGCAGGCAAACAAGAAGATCCTGGCGGCCCTGGCGCTGACCACCCTGGCCGGTACCGTGCAGGCAGCCGACGAGGTCGTGGTCTATTCGGCGCGCATCGACGAGTTGATCAAGCCGGTGTTCGACCAGTACACCGCCAAGACCGGGGTCAAGGTCAAGTTCATCACCGACAAGGAAGCGCCGCTGCTGGCGCGCCTGAAGGCCGAGGGCGAGAACACTCCGGCCGACCTGCTGATCACCGTGGATGCCGGCAACCTCTGGCAGGCCGAGCAGGAAGGCGTGCTCAAGCCGCTGCAGTCCAAGGTCATCGAGGCCAACATCCCCAGCCAGTACCGCTCCAGCACTGGCGCCTGGACCGGCCTGTCGCTGCGCGCACGGACCATCGTCTACTCCACCGAGCGGGTCAAGCCGGCCGAACTGAGCACCTACGAGGCGCTGGCCGACAAGAACTGGGAAGGCCGCCTGTGCCTGCGCTCGAGCAAGAAGGTCTACAACCAGTCGCTGACCGCCACCCTGATCGAGACCCACGGCGCCGAGAAGGCCGAGCAGATCGTCAAGGGCTGGGTCGCCAACCTGGCCACCGACCCGTTCGCCGACGACACCGCGCTGATCCAGGCCATCGACGCCGGCCAGTGCGACGTCGGCATCGTCAACACCTACTACTACGGCCGCCTGCACCAGCAGAAGCCGGACCTCAAGGCCAAGCTGTTCTGGCCGAACCAGGCCGACCGCGGCGTGCACGTCAACCTGGCCGGTGCCGGCGTGACCAAGTACGCCCCGCACGCCGAGCAGGCGCAGCAGCTGCTGGAGTGGATGACCAGCGCCGAAGCCCAGGGCGTGTTCGCCGGGGTCAACCAGGAGTACCCGGCCAACCCGCAGGTCAAGCCGTCCGCCGAGGTGGCCGCCTGGGGCGAGTTCAAGGCCGACAGCATCCCGGTGGAAGTGGCCGGCAAGCGCCAGGCCGAGGCGATCCGCCTGATGGATCGCGCCGGCTGGAACTGA
- a CDS encoding 2-octaprenyl-3-methyl-6-methoxy-1,4-benzoquinol hydroxylase: MHADLIIVGAGMVGSSLALALAGSGLRILLVDGGALEPAPFDPTAPFEPRVSALSEASRRILARLGAWEGILARRAAPYTAMQVWDGSGTGQIHFSAASVHAAVLGHIVENRVVQDALLERLQDSGVELLAHARLEQLRRSGSGWLLQLADGRELRTPLLVAADGAHSAVRRLAGCATREWDYLHQAIVTSVRCEQPHQATAWQRFTDDGPLAFLPLDRGGDRHWCSIVWSCTPAEAERLMALDDAAFAQALGRAFEQRLGAVLQVDPRLCLPLRQRHAKRYVEPGLALIGDAAHVIHPLAGQGVNLGFLDAATLAEVLLHARARGEQLADARVLGRFERRRMPHNLAMMAAMEGFERLFQTDQLPLRWLRNAGLRLMDGHHEAKGLFVRQALGLSGDLPALARAEGLDREQKMRA; this comes from the coding sequence ATGCACGCAGACCTGATCATCGTCGGCGCCGGCATGGTCGGCAGCAGCCTGGCGCTGGCCCTGGCCGGCAGCGGCCTGCGCATCCTGCTGGTCGACGGTGGCGCGCTGGAACCGGCGCCCTTCGACCCGACCGCGCCCTTCGAGCCGCGGGTCAGCGCGCTGTCCGAGGCCAGCCGGCGCATCCTCGCCCGTCTCGGCGCCTGGGAGGGCATCCTCGCGCGGCGCGCCGCGCCCTACACGGCGATGCAGGTGTGGGACGGCTCCGGCACCGGGCAGATCCACTTCTCTGCCGCCAGCGTGCACGCCGCGGTGCTCGGCCACATCGTCGAGAACCGCGTGGTGCAGGACGCCCTGCTCGAACGGCTGCAGGACAGCGGCGTCGAGCTGCTCGCCCATGCCCGCCTCGAGCAGCTGCGCCGCTCCGGCAGCGGCTGGCTGCTGCAGCTGGCCGACGGCCGCGAGCTGCGCACGCCGCTGCTGGTCGCCGCCGATGGCGCCCATTCGGCGGTGCGCCGCCTGGCCGGCTGCGCGACCCGCGAGTGGGACTACCTGCACCAGGCCATAGTCACCAGCGTGCGTTGCGAGCAGCCGCATCAGGCCACCGCCTGGCAGCGCTTCACCGACGACGGTCCGCTGGCCTTCCTGCCGCTCGACAGGGGCGGCGACCGCCACTGGTGCTCGATCGTCTGGTCGTGCACCCCGGCCGAGGCCGAGCGGCTGATGGCGCTGGACGATGCCGCCTTCGCCCAGGCATTGGGCCGCGCCTTCGAACAGCGCCTGGGCGCCGTGCTGCAGGTCGATCCGCGCCTGTGCCTGCCGCTGCGCCAGCGCCACGCCAAGCGCTACGTCGAGCCGGGCCTGGCGCTGATCGGCGACGCCGCCCACGTCATCCACCCGCTGGCCGGGCAGGGGGTCAACCTCGGCTTCCTCGACGCCGCCACCCTCGCCGAGGTGCTGCTGCACGCCCGCGCGCGCGGCGAGCAACTGGCCGATGCGCGCGTGCTGGGGCGCTTCGAGCGCCGGCGCATGCCGCACAACCTGGCGATGATGGCGGCCATGGAGGGCTTCGAGCGCCTGTTCCAGACCGACCAGCTGCCGCTGCGCTGGCTGCGCAACGCCGGCCTGCGCCTGATGGACGGCCACCACGAGGCCAAGGGCCTGTTCGTGCGCCAGGCGCTGGGCCTGTCCGGCGACCTGCCGGCGCTGGCGCGGGCCGAGGGGCTTGATCGGGAGCAAAAAATGCGTGCCTGA
- the gcvT gene encoding glycine cleavage system aminomethyltransferase GcvT, whose product MGQRTPLHDLHVALGAKMVDFGGWDMPLHYGSQVEEHHQVRSDCGVFDVSHMTVVDVAGPQAGEYLRRLLANDVARLDAVGKGLYSLMLNPEGGVIDDLIVYRSAGGYRLVVNAATRAKDLAWLQAQAEGFAVEIRERDDLAMLAVQGPHALERCAALVTPPRAALIRALKPFHGQAEGDWFIARTGYTGEDGLEIMLPAAEAPGFLNDLVGAGITPAGLGARDTLRLEAGLNLYGQDMDETVTPMAANLAWTIAWQPAERDFIGRAALQAQRDGGGAETKLVGLVLEERGVLRAHQVVRVAGIGDGEITSGSFSPTLGKAIALARVPAGTGERAEVEIRGKWYPVRVVKPSFVRHGKPLI is encoded by the coding sequence ATGGGACAGCGTACACCCCTCCATGATCTGCACGTGGCGCTGGGCGCCAAGATGGTCGACTTCGGCGGCTGGGACATGCCGCTGCACTACGGTTCGCAAGTCGAGGAGCACCATCAGGTGCGCAGCGACTGCGGGGTCTTCGACGTCTCGCACATGACCGTGGTGGACGTCGCCGGGCCCCAGGCCGGGGAGTACCTGCGCCGCCTGCTGGCCAACGACGTGGCGCGCCTCGATGCGGTCGGCAAGGGGCTGTACAGCCTGATGCTCAACCCCGAGGGCGGGGTGATCGACGACCTGATCGTCTACCGCAGCGCGGGCGGCTACCGCCTGGTGGTCAACGCCGCCACCCGCGCCAAGGACCTCGCCTGGCTGCAGGCGCAGGCCGAGGGCTTCGCCGTCGAGATCCGCGAGCGCGACGACCTGGCCATGCTCGCCGTACAGGGCCCGCACGCCCTGGAGCGCTGCGCCGCGCTGGTCACCCCGCCGCGCGCCGCGCTGATCCGCGCCCTCAAGCCGTTCCACGGCCAGGCCGAGGGCGACTGGTTCATCGCCCGCACCGGCTACACCGGCGAGGACGGCCTGGAGATCATGCTGCCGGCCGCCGAGGCGCCGGGCTTCCTCAACGACCTGGTCGGCGCCGGCATCACCCCGGCCGGTCTCGGCGCGCGCGACACCCTGCGCCTCGAGGCCGGCCTCAACCTGTACGGCCAGGACATGGACGAGACGGTGACGCCGATGGCCGCCAACCTCGCCTGGACCATCGCCTGGCAGCCGGCCGAGCGCGACTTCATCGGCCGCGCCGCCCTGCAGGCGCAGCGCGACGGCGGCGGCGCCGAGACCAAACTGGTCGGCCTGGTGCTCGAGGAGCGCGGCGTGCTGCGCGCCCACCAGGTGGTGCGCGTGGCCGGCATCGGCGACGGCGAGATCACCAGCGGCAGCTTCTCGCCGACCCTCGGCAAGGCCATCGCCCTGGCCCGCGTGCCGGCCGGCACCGGCGAGCGCGCCGAGGTGGAGATCCGCGGCAAGTGGTACCCGGTGCGGGTGGTCAAGCCGAGCTTCGTGCGTCACGGCAAGCCGCTGATCTGA
- the gcvP gene encoding aminomethyl-transferring glycine dehydrogenase: MSRPSDLLQPEAFLHRHIGPDAAEQRAMLAALGVADRAELIGQSVPPAIRLAGPLALPPALDEQAALARLRSHAEQNELWTSLIGMGYYGTHTPPVILRNVLENPGWYTAYTPYQPEISQGRLEALLNFQQLTCDLAGLELASASLLDEATAAAEAMAMARRVAKSASNRFFVDENCHPQTLSVLQTRAAGFGFELVIDSPEQLGRHQVFGALLQYPDSHGEIRDLRPLIAQLHAQQALACVACDLLALVLLTPPGELGADIALGSAQRFGVPMGYGGPHAAFFACRDEFKRAMPGRIIGVSRDARGNVALRMALQTREQHIRREKANSNICTAQALLANMAGFYAVYHGPHGLKRIAGRVQRLTAILAAALEQGGIARRNRQFFDTLTLEVGGAQQAILESASAARINLRILGRGQLGLSLDETCTLDTVERLAQIFLGADHGIDLAALADDPALPAGIPADLARTSGFLEHPVFNSHHSETEMLRYLRQLEGRDLALNQAMIPLGSCTMKLNATSEMLPVSWPEFASLHPFVPREQARGYQRMIGELEGWLCAITGFDAISMQPNSGAQGEYAGLLAIQHYHASRGETQRDICLIPASAHGTNPATASMAGLQVVVVACDRTGNVDLADLEAKAAAAGERLSCLMITYPSTHGVFEEGIREICALVHAHGGQVYMDGANLNAQVGLSRPADIGADVAHMNLHKTFCIPHGGGGPGMGPIGVKAHLAPFLANHPVVELDGPLPGNGAVSAAPWGSASILPISWMYIALMGPQLQEATEVAILNANYLATRLAEAYPVLYSGRNGRVAHECIIDLRPLKASSGISEEDIAKRLMDYGFHAPTMSFPVPGTLMIEPTESESKAELDRFVEAMLGIRAEIAKVESGEWPADDNPLKRAPHTLADVTGVWERPYSIAEAVTPSAHTRACKYWPAVNRVDNVYGDRHLFCACVPVDAGRE, encoded by the coding sequence ATGTCCCGCCCCAGCGACCTGCTGCAGCCCGAAGCCTTCCTCCATCGCCATATCGGCCCCGATGCCGCCGAGCAGCGCGCCATGCTCGCCGCCCTCGGTGTCGCCGACCGCGCCGAGCTGATCGGTCAGAGCGTGCCGCCGGCGATCCGCCTGGCCGGCCCGCTGGCGCTGCCGCCGGCGCTCGACGAGCAGGCCGCGCTGGCCCGCCTGCGCAGCCATGCCGAACAGAACGAGCTGTGGACCAGCCTGATCGGCATGGGCTACTACGGCACCCACACCCCGCCGGTGATCCTGCGCAACGTGCTGGAAAATCCCGGCTGGTACACCGCCTACACGCCCTACCAGCCGGAGATCTCCCAAGGCCGCCTGGAGGCGCTGCTCAACTTCCAGCAGCTGACCTGCGACCTCGCCGGCCTCGAGCTGGCCAGCGCCTCGCTGCTCGACGAGGCCACCGCCGCCGCCGAGGCCATGGCCATGGCCCGCCGGGTGGCGAAGAGCGCCAGCAACCGCTTCTTCGTCGACGAGAACTGCCATCCGCAGACCCTCTCGGTGCTGCAGACCCGCGCCGCCGGCTTCGGCTTCGAGCTGGTGATCGACAGCCCGGAGCAGCTCGGCCGGCACCAGGTGTTCGGCGCGCTGCTGCAGTACCCCGACAGCCACGGCGAGATCCGCGACCTGCGCCCGCTGATCGCGCAGCTGCACGCCCAGCAGGCGCTGGCCTGCGTGGCCTGCGACCTGCTCGCCCTGGTGCTGCTCACCCCGCCCGGCGAGCTGGGCGCCGACATCGCCCTGGGCAGCGCCCAGCGCTTCGGCGTGCCGATGGGCTACGGCGGCCCGCACGCGGCCTTCTTCGCCTGCCGCGACGAGTTCAAGCGCGCCATGCCGGGACGCATCATCGGCGTGTCCAGGGACGCGCGCGGCAACGTCGCCCTGCGCATGGCGCTGCAGACCCGCGAGCAGCACATCCGCCGCGAGAAGGCCAACTCCAACATCTGCACCGCGCAGGCGCTGCTGGCCAACATGGCCGGCTTCTACGCCGTCTATCACGGGCCGCATGGCCTCAAGCGCATCGCCGGGCGGGTGCAGCGGCTCACCGCGATCCTCGCCGCGGCACTCGAGCAGGGCGGCATCGCCCGCCGCAACCGGCAGTTCTTCGACACCCTGACCCTCGAAGTCGGCGGCGCCCAGCAGGCGATCCTGGAGAGCGCCAGCGCCGCGCGGATCAACCTGCGCATCCTCGGCCGCGGCCAGCTCGGCCTCAGCCTCGACGAGACCTGCACGCTGGACACCGTCGAGCGGCTGGCGCAGATCTTCCTCGGCGCCGACCATGGCATCGACCTCGCCGCGCTGGCCGACGACCCGGCGCTGCCTGCCGGCATTCCCGCCGATCTGGCGCGCACCTCCGGCTTCCTCGAGCATCCGGTGTTCAACAGCCACCACAGCGAGACCGAGATGCTGCGCTACCTGCGCCAGCTGGAGGGCCGCGACCTGGCGCTCAACCAGGCGATGATCCCGCTCGGTTCCTGCACCATGAAGCTCAACGCCACCAGCGAGATGCTGCCGGTCAGCTGGCCCGAGTTCGCCAGCCTGCACCCCTTCGTGCCGCGCGAGCAGGCGCGCGGCTACCAGCGGATGATCGGCGAGCTGGAAGGCTGGCTGTGCGCGATCACCGGCTTCGACGCCATCAGCATGCAGCCCAACTCCGGAGCGCAGGGCGAGTACGCCGGCCTGCTGGCGATCCAGCACTACCACGCCAGCCGCGGCGAGACGCAGCGCGACATCTGCCTGATTCCCGCCTCGGCGCACGGCACCAACCCGGCCACCGCCAGCATGGCCGGCCTGCAGGTGGTGGTGGTGGCCTGCGACAGGACCGGCAACGTCGACCTCGCCGACCTCGAGGCCAAGGCCGCGGCGGCCGGCGAGCGGCTGTCCTGCCTGATGATCACCTACCCTTCGACCCACGGCGTGTTCGAGGAGGGCATCCGCGAGATCTGCGCGCTGGTGCACGCCCACGGCGGCCAGGTGTACATGGACGGCGCCAACCTCAACGCCCAGGTCGGCCTCAGCCGCCCGGCCGACATCGGCGCCGACGTGGCGCACATGAACCTGCACAAGACCTTCTGCATCCCCCACGGCGGCGGCGGCCCGGGGATGGGCCCGATCGGCGTCAAGGCGCACCTCGCGCCGTTCCTCGCCAACCACCCGGTGGTGGAGCTGGACGGCCCGCTGCCCGGCAACGGCGCGGTCAGCGCCGCGCCATGGGGCAGCGCCAGCATCCTGCCGATCAGCTGGATGTACATCGCCCTGATGGGCCCGCAGCTGCAGGAGGCCACCGAGGTGGCGATCCTCAACGCCAACTACCTGGCGACGCGCCTCGCCGAGGCCTACCCGGTGCTCTACAGCGGTCGCAACGGCCGGGTGGCCCACGAGTGCATCATCGACCTGCGCCCGCTCAAGGCGTCCAGCGGGATCAGCGAGGAGGACATCGCCAAGCGCCTGATGGACTACGGCTTCCATGCGCCGACCATGTCCTTCCCGGTGCCCGGCACGTTGATGATCGAGCCCACCGAGAGCGAGTCGAAGGCCGAGCTGGACCGCTTCGTCGAGGCCATGCTGGGCATCCGCGCCGAGATCGCGAAGGTCGAGTCCGGCGAGTGGCCGGCGGACGACAACCCGCTCAAGCGCGCGCCGCACACCCTGGCCGACGTCACCGGCGTCTGGGAGCGGCCCTACAGCATCGCCGAGGCAGTGACCCCCAGCGCACACACCCGGGCGTGCAAGTACTGGCCGGCGGTCAACCGGGTCGACAACGTCTACGGCGACCGCCACCTGTTCTGCGCCTGCGTGCCGGTGGACGCCGGTCGCGAGTGA
- a CDS encoding ABC transporter permease produces MAHSAQRRWYPPAAAIAALVLLPLSVLLLSWGEVDGEIWSHLWDTQMPRLLGNTLSLVLGVGVGVTLLGVSLAWLTALCEFPGRKWLDWALMLPFAIPAYVLAFVFVGLLDFAGPVQSLLREWFGSGLRLPRVRSTGGVILVLVLVFYPYVYLLARNAFLAQGKGLMEAARVLGLSPWQAFWRVALPVARPAIGAGLALALMETLADFGAVSVFNFDTFTTAIYKTWYGFYSLSGATQLASLLLLAVMVLLWGERRARGASRPGNERARSAALYHLRGARAFAASAWCGLVFACAFVVPVLQLLAWFWQRGRFDLDERYVGLILHTLYLGALAAAITVALALLLAFARRLAPTRRMQALVGLANLGYALPGSVLAVSIMLAFSWLDRHLVIPLSGALGGAGKPLLLGSLAALLLAYLIRFMAVAYGPLEGSLARIRPSLPEASRSLGVGGVRLFGRVYLPLLVPGVLSAALLVFVDVLKEMPATLLMRPFGWDTLAVRVFEMTSEGEWARAALPALTLVLVGLLPVIGLIRRSARRYG; encoded by the coding sequence GTGGCCCATTCCGCCCAACGCCGCTGGTATCCGCCCGCCGCGGCCATCGCCGCCCTGGTCCTGCTGCCGCTCAGCGTCCTGCTGCTGAGCTGGGGCGAAGTGGACGGCGAGATCTGGAGTCACCTGTGGGACACCCAGATGCCGCGCCTGCTCGGCAACACCCTGAGCCTGGTGCTCGGCGTCGGCGTCGGCGTGACCCTGCTCGGCGTCAGCCTGGCCTGGCTCACCGCGCTGTGCGAGTTCCCCGGCCGCAAGTGGCTGGACTGGGCGCTGATGCTGCCCTTCGCCATTCCCGCCTACGTGCTGGCGTTCGTCTTCGTCGGCCTGCTCGACTTCGCCGGGCCGGTGCAGAGCCTGCTGCGCGAGTGGTTCGGCAGCGGCCTGCGCCTGCCCCGGGTGCGCTCCACCGGCGGGGTGATCCTGGTGCTGGTGCTGGTGTTCTATCCCTACGTCTACCTGCTGGCGCGCAACGCCTTCCTCGCCCAGGGCAAGGGCCTGATGGAGGCGGCGCGGGTGCTCGGCCTGTCGCCCTGGCAGGCGTTCTGGCGGGTGGCGCTGCCGGTGGCGCGCCCGGCGATCGGCGCCGGCCTGGCGCTGGCGCTGATGGAGACCCTGGCCGACTTCGGCGCGGTGTCGGTGTTCAACTTCGACACCTTCACCACCGCCATCTACAAGACCTGGTACGGCTTCTACAGCCTGTCCGGCGCCACCCAGCTGGCCAGCCTGCTGCTGCTGGCGGTGATGGTCCTGCTGTGGGGCGAGCGCCGCGCCCGCGGCGCCAGCCGGCCCGGCAACGAGCGTGCGCGCAGCGCGGCGCTCTACCACCTGCGCGGCGCCCGCGCCTTCGCCGCCAGCGCCTGGTGCGGCCTGGTGTTCGCCTGCGCCTTCGTCGTCCCCGTGCTGCAGTTGCTGGCCTGGTTCTGGCAGCGCGGGCGCTTCGACCTCGACGAGCGCTACGTCGGCCTGATCCTGCACACCCTCTACCTCGGCGCGCTGGCCGCGGCGATCACCGTGGCCCTGGCCCTGCTGCTGGCCTTCGCCCGCCGCCTGGCGCCGACCCGGCGCATGCAGGCGCTGGTCGGCCTGGCCAACCTCGGCTACGCGCTGCCCGGCTCGGTGCTGGCGGTGTCGATCATGCTGGCCTTCAGCTGGCTGGACCGCCACCTGGTCATCCCGCTGTCCGGCGCCCTCGGCGGCGCCGGCAAGCCGCTGCTGCTGGGCAGCCTGGCGGCGCTGCTGCTGGCCTACCTGATCCGCTTCATGGCGGTGGCCTACGGCCCGCTGGAGGGCAGCCTGGCGCGCATCCGCCCGTCGCTGCCGGAGGCCTCGCGCAGCCTGGGGGTCGGCGGCGTGCGCCTGTTCGGCCGGGTCTACCTGCCGCTCCTGGTGCCCGGCGTACTCAGCGCGGCGCTGCTGGTGTTCGTCGACGTGCTCAAGGAGATGCCGGCGACCCTGCTGATGCGTCCGTTCGGCTGGGACACCCTGGCGGTGCGGGTATTCGAGATGACCAGCGAGGGCGAGTGGGCGCGCGCCGCGCTGCCGGCGCTGACCCTGGTGCTGGTCGGCCTGCTGCCGGTGATCGGCCTGATCCGCCGCTCGGCGCGCCGCTACGGCTGA
- the rpoD gene encoding RNA polymerase sigma factor RpoD, translating into MSVKAQQQSRLKELIARGREQGYLTYAEVNDHLPEDISDPEQVEDIIRMINDMGINVFETAPDADALLLAEADTDEAAAEEAAAALAAVESDIGRTTDPVRMYMREMGTVELLTREGEIEIAKRIEEGIREVMGAISQFPGSVESILAEYQRVTSEGGRLSDILSGYIDPDDGTLPAESDVELPTASAKTAAAAVDEDEEEEAEDKGDSEEEGDGGPDPEEAARRFGAVSEQLEKTRKTLQKHGRHHAEAIAALGTLAELFMPIKLVPKQFDALVAMVRDALERVRGQERAIMQLCVRDARMPRADFLKLFPGNEVDLTWSEGLTTGKAKYAEAIGRLQADIVRNQQVLVDLENEVGLTVAEIKEINRQMSLGEAKARRAKKEMVEANLRLVISIAKKYTNRGLQFLDLIQEGNIGLMKAVDKFEYRRGYKFSTYATWWIRQAITRSIADQARTIRIPVHMIETINKLNRISRQMLQEMGREPTPEELGERMEMPEDKIRKVLKIAKEPISMETPIGDDEDSHLGDFIEDSTMQSPIDVATVESLKEATREVLAGLTAREAKVLRMRFGIDMNTDHTLEEVGKQFDVTRERIRQIEAKALRKLRHPTRSEHLRSFLDE; encoded by the coding sequence ATGTCCGTAAAAGCGCAACAGCAGTCCCGCCTCAAAGAGCTGATCGCCCGTGGTCGTGAGCAGGGTTACCTGACTTACGCCGAGGTCAACGACCACCTGCCGGAGGATATTTCCGATCCGGAACAGGTGGAAGACATCATCCGCATGATCAACGACATGGGGATCAACGTATTCGAGACAGCCCCGGATGCGGATGCCCTGCTGCTCGCCGAAGCGGACACCGACGAGGCCGCCGCCGAGGAAGCCGCCGCCGCCCTGGCCGCGGTGGAAAGCGACATCGGCCGCACCACCGATCCGGTGCGCATGTACATGCGCGAGATGGGCACCGTGGAGCTGCTCACCCGCGAAGGCGAGATCGAGATCGCCAAGCGCATCGAGGAAGGCATCCGCGAGGTGATGGGCGCCATCTCCCAGTTCCCCGGCTCGGTGGAGAGCATCCTCGCCGAATACCAGCGCGTCACCAGCGAAGGCGGCCGCCTGTCCGACATCCTCAGCGGCTACATCGACCCCGACGACGGCACCCTGCCGGCCGAGAGCGACGTCGAACTGCCCACCGCCAGCGCCAAGACGGCGGCCGCGGCCGTCGACGAGGACGAGGAAGAGGAAGCCGAGGACAAGGGCGACAGCGAGGAAGAGGGCGACGGCGGCCCCGATCCGGAAGAAGCCGCCCGCCGCTTCGGCGCCGTGTCCGAGCAGCTGGAGAAGACCCGCAAGACGCTGCAGAAGCATGGCCGTCACCACGCCGAGGCGATCGCCGCGCTGGGCACGCTGGCCGAGCTGTTCATGCCGATCAAGCTGGTGCCCAAGCAGTTCGACGCCCTGGTGGCCATGGTCCGCGACGCCCTCGAGCGCGTGCGCGGCCAGGAACGCGCCATCATGCAGCTGTGCGTGCGCGACGCGCGCATGCCGCGCGCCGACTTCCTCAAGCTGTTCCCCGGCAACGAGGTCGACCTGACCTGGAGCGAGGGCCTGACCACCGGCAAGGCCAAGTACGCCGAGGCCATCGGCCGCCTGCAGGCCGACATCGTGCGCAACCAGCAGGTGCTGGTCGACCTGGAGAACGAGGTCGGGCTGACCGTCGCCGAGATCAAGGAAATCAACCGGCAGATGTCGCTCGGCGAGGCCAAGGCCCGCCGCGCCAAGAAGGAGATGGTCGAGGCCAACCTGCGCCTGGTGATCTCCATCGCCAAGAAGTACACCAACCGCGGCCTGCAGTTCCTCGACCTGATCCAGGAAGGCAACATCGGCCTGATGAAGGCGGTGGACAAGTTCGAATACCGCCGCGGCTACAAGTTCTCGACCTACGCCACCTGGTGGATCCGCCAGGCGATCACCCGCTCGATCGCCGACCAGGCGCGCACCATCCGCATCCCGGTGCACATGATCGAGACCATCAACAAGCTCAACCGGATCTCCCGGCAGATGCTCCAGGAGATGGGCCGCGAGCCGACTCCGGAGGAGCTGGGCGAGCGCATGGAGATGCCCGAGGACAAGATCCGCAAGGTGCTGAAGATCGCCAAGGAGCCGATCTCCATGGAGACGCCGATCGGCGACGACGAGGACTCGCACCTGGGCGACTTCATCGAGGACTCCACCATGCAGTCGCCGATCGACGTGGCGACCGTGGAAAGCCTCAAGGAAGCCACCCGCGAGGTGCTCGCCGGCCTCACCGCCCGCGAGGCCAAGGTGCTGCGCATGCGCTTCGGCATCGACATGAACACCGACCACACCCTCGAGGAAGTCGGCAAGCAGTTCGACGTCACCCGCGAGCGCATCCGCCAGATCGAGGCCAAGGCCCTGCGCAAGCTGCGCCACCCGACCCGCAGCGAGCACCTGCGCTCGTTCCTCGACGAGTAA